A single genomic interval of Psychroserpens sp. NJDZ02 harbors:
- the tssD gene encoding type VI secretion system tube protein TssD: MAFKAKLKVGGQEYNVLNSSYELHQETDATGRPSSITRGGKIKLTVESTADTSLSDWMFNNFERRDGSIVFLKRDSESTSKELKFTEGYMVKYYENFDSTGKNPMSESFIISAKGIGIGNGEHVNDWV; this comes from the coding sequence ATGGCTTTCAAAGCAAAACTTAAAGTAGGTGGACAAGAGTACAACGTGTTAAATTCGTCTTACGAATTACACCAAGAAACTGACGCTACAGGAAGACCTTCTTCTATCACAAGAGGAGGTAAAATTAAATTAACTGTAGAGTCTACTGCAGATACTAGTCTTTCTGACTGGATGTTTAACAACTTCGAGCGTAGAGATGGATCTATCGTCTTCTTAAAAAGAGATAGCGAATCTACTTCTAAAGAATTAAAATTCACAGAAGGTTACATGGTTAAGTATTATGAAAACTTTGATTCAACTGGAAAAAACCCAATGTCTGAGTCTTTTATAATTTCTGCTAAAGGAATTGGAATTGGTAATGGAGAACATGTTAATGACTGGGTTTAA
- a CDS encoding T6SS phospholipase effector Tle1-like catalytic domain-containing protein, with the protein MPIGLTATPVGQSASRNIFSGLNVSTAKVNVGNADYEEYIPEDHVNVTVGIFFDGTLNNRKNTEARLEYEKKVKGKSYNKKLADSYNKDKWYSSKQSGSYNNDFSNVSRMEPAYEKIEDEKLIQLSLYIEGIGTEDLEDDGTWGKSMGKGATGVKGKVKKGCEMIAAFLEEAGIKKINRLQIDSYGFSRGAAAARHFIFEINQKKGENKEIDNGLGLFEYLGDKYAEDGGVLGEELANKKLTPKLKTTVRFVGLYDTVASFGMKHTNDTAQLHLDAISKASFTFQLAAADEHRDNFRLTNIKKARQGVQKFLPGVHSDIGGGYTDKADEEVTLDYATINYIDKMKVERQNLIDLGWYLPGQIKINNYWGSLRAERKGISNKYSHIPLHVMVEYSLKKVVKYDFSLINEDFPIKNEDGKKVKLTDVKQRIDAYVKGEKEAITFNTPADKMMLKTLRNEYFHFSAHYNDRVLGLIAPMSPNRENGVRTRVIQDG; encoded by the coding sequence ATGCCTATAGGATTAACAGCAACACCTGTTGGACAATCAGCTTCCAGAAATATTTTTAGTGGATTAAATGTGAGTACAGCAAAAGTAAATGTTGGTAACGCTGACTATGAAGAATATATTCCAGAAGATCATGTAAACGTCACAGTGGGTATTTTCTTTGATGGGACATTAAACAACAGAAAAAACACAGAAGCAAGATTAGAATATGAGAAAAAAGTTAAGGGCAAATCCTATAATAAAAAACTTGCTGATTCCTACAATAAAGATAAATGGTACAGCTCTAAACAATCTGGAAGTTATAACAACGATTTTTCTAATGTTTCTAGAATGGAACCAGCGTATGAAAAAATTGAAGATGAAAAACTCATCCAATTATCGTTATATATAGAAGGTATCGGTACAGAGGATCTTGAAGATGATGGTACTTGGGGGAAATCTATGGGTAAAGGCGCTACTGGTGTTAAAGGAAAAGTGAAAAAAGGATGCGAAATGATTGCGGCATTTTTAGAAGAGGCAGGAATTAAAAAAATAAACAGATTACAAATAGACAGTTATGGCTTTAGTAGAGGTGCTGCAGCTGCAAGACATTTTATTTTTGAAATTAATCAAAAAAAAGGAGAAAATAAGGAGATAGATAATGGACTTGGATTGTTTGAATATCTTGGAGATAAATATGCAGAAGATGGTGGTGTATTAGGCGAAGAATTAGCAAATAAAAAACTTACTCCTAAATTAAAAACTACAGTCCGTTTTGTTGGGTTGTATGATACTGTTGCTTCTTTTGGAATGAAACACACAAATGATACTGCTCAATTACATTTAGATGCCATTTCTAAAGCAAGTTTCACATTTCAACTTGCTGCTGCAGACGAACATCGCGATAATTTTAGATTAACAAATATAAAAAAAGCCCGCCAAGGCGTACAAAAGTTTTTACCTGGTGTACATTCCGATATTGGTGGCGGATATACCGATAAAGCAGACGAAGAAGTTACTTTAGATTATGCCACAATCAATTACATAGACAAAATGAAAGTTGAGCGTCAAAATTTAATAGATCTGGGTTGGTATTTACCAGGACAAATTAAGATAAATAACTATTGGGGCTCACTACGTGCCGAAAGAAAAGGAATATCTAATAAATACAGCCATATACCATTACATGTTATGGTTGAGTATTCACTAAAAAAGGTAGTAAAATATGATTTCTCACTAATTAATGAAGATTTTCCTATAAAAAATGAAGATGGCAAAAAGGTAAAACTTACCGATGTCAAACAACGTATTGATGCTTATGTAAAAGGCGAAAAAGAAGCCATTACGTTTAATACACCAGCAGATAAAATGATGCTTAAAACTTTAAGAAACGAGTATTTTCATTTCTCTGCACATTATAATGATAGAGTTTTAGGTTTAATAGCTCCTATGTCTCCAAATAGAGAAAACGGAGTAAGGACTAGAGTTATACAAGACGGTTAA
- a CDS encoding DUF2931 family protein, whose translation MRKLKIILVVGFISLITLNCKNKTTSTNTHTMNLDKKENKFDWLPTECAPKAYPIRIHNGTFSLNGELIANIPSGGRTVKNGWGELGSTYIVGEDFKVVPDYLDITWMSYAENTFYKGSFKLPYNKMLALFNIGFLDRNNKHATYTRIVCGMAPGGIVSIWLLGGGKITEIDHFKANKIELSMEEFVPNAVISREEYVKNRLNSLNDEAKIHLQTEGVTYGLWTEYRKRYNWKPVFKLKTKGDYFEIFIEYVNGERIYTVANNPELKDYNPLALPKYAKLYWEDASKNIYGSKLYFNEDEVKKAFETINNTSENKTLDLVFEVDKYNGKMDITLKSDSDSISLEKTKTKIFETTK comes from the coding sequence ATGAGAAAATTAAAGATTATTTTGGTAGTAGGTTTTATTAGTTTAATTACTTTAAACTGTAAAAATAAAACAACATCCACTAATACGCATACAATGAATTTAGATAAAAAGGAAAATAAATTCGACTGGCTACCAACAGAATGTGCTCCTAAGGCATATCCAATTAGAATACATAATGGTACATTCTCTTTAAATGGAGAATTAATAGCAAATATACCAAGCGGTGGTCGTACCGTTAAAAATGGTTGGGGAGAATTAGGTTCTACCTATATTGTTGGAGAAGATTTTAAAGTAGTACCCGACTATCTAGATATTACTTGGATGTCTTATGCTGAAAACACATTTTACAAAGGAAGTTTTAAATTACCTTACAATAAAATGCTGGCACTATTTAATATAGGATTTTTAGATAGAAATAATAAACATGCCACTTACACACGAATAGTTTGTGGTATGGCACCAGGAGGTATCGTTTCTATATGGCTTTTAGGCGGAGGCAAAATAACTGAAATAGATCATTTTAAAGCGAATAAAATAGAACTATCAATGGAAGAATTTGTGCCTAATGCTGTAATTAGTCGTGAAGAATATGTAAAAAACAGACTAAATAGTTTAAATGATGAAGCTAAGATTCATCTTCAAACAGAAGGCGTTACTTATGGTTTATGGACAGAATATAGAAAACGCTACAACTGGAAACCAGTATTTAAACTAAAAACAAAAGGCGATTATTTTGAAATTTTTATAGAATATGTTAATGGAGAACGTATTTACACTGTGGCTAATAATCCAGAACTTAAAGACTATAATCCGCTAGCTCTACCTAAATATGCAAAACTATATTGGGAAGATGCAAGCAAAAATATTTACGGAAGTAAATTGTATTTTAATGAAGATGAAGTAAAAAAAGCTTTTGAAACTATAAATAATACCTCAGAAAACAAAACGCTAGACCTGGTATTTGAGGTAGATAAATACAATGGAAAAATGGATATTACTCTAAAAAGTGATTCAGACAGCATTAGTTTAGAAAAAACAAAAACTAAAATTTTTGAAACTACTAAATAA
- a CDS encoding type VI secretion system Vgr family protein: MALQSNTTIFISGSEITAFKSIELHQSIDAHHRLELVCRMDVLENLTQALGESSKNYLGETITIQTAALDTFSGYKALEFKGIVSQITTVKGHEASTGDEVVITALSPTFIADDGPHYASYNDVSLSEILELTFSDYDKSKLEVRIQPNNTSPLHYSVQNGESAYAYASRLAAQYGEWFYYNGSKLIFGQPETEELALTYGFDLKQYDLNLSPQSHNYKFYANDYLLNDVHEKDAKDISSGASGYSGFVSSKANTIYNKQTKVWHNIYNDPQAKQRLDTSIELQKKAIEIQQVKLNGVSDNPGVKLGNIVNIEGANYRITSITHSNRENGDYENRFEAITADFDAYPNTNINAFPKSDTQTAVVMENADPEGFGRIRVQMPWQKITGEMTPWIRIVTPHAGGDKGFHFIPEINEEVLVGFEGGNAEHPYMLGSLYNGGGKATAFQSDTNDIKAIKTRSGHTFELNDANGSESITITDMNGNIITIDTANNNITVSALENMTLNAKNMQINVEENLDVSVGKNKTESINENSFIMANNEEKQVGEEIKVISSTYKQEAQEITTDASGEIKTNAGGKISISSAETVEYGE; encoded by the coding sequence ATGGCATTACAAAGCAACACGACTATATTTATATCAGGATCAGAAATTACAGCTTTTAAATCGATAGAGCTTCATCAAAGTATCGATGCCCATCACAGACTAGAACTTGTCTGCCGTATGGACGTTTTAGAAAATCTAACTCAAGCCCTTGGAGAATCTAGTAAAAATTATTTAGGCGAAACTATAACCATTCAAACAGCTGCATTAGATACGTTTAGTGGTTACAAAGCTTTAGAATTTAAAGGTATTGTATCACAAATAACAACCGTAAAAGGACATGAAGCAAGCACTGGTGATGAAGTCGTAATTACAGCATTAAGCCCGACTTTTATTGCCGACGATGGGCCACATTATGCCTCTTATAATGATGTATCACTGTCAGAAATACTAGAGCTAACCTTTAGCGACTATGATAAGTCTAAATTAGAAGTACGCATACAACCTAATAACACCTCCCCCCTACACTACTCTGTTCAAAATGGAGAAAGTGCTTATGCCTACGCTAGTCGATTAGCTGCACAATATGGCGAATGGTTTTATTATAATGGCTCTAAACTTATATTTGGACAACCAGAAACTGAAGAATTAGCATTGACTTACGGTTTTGATCTTAAACAATATGATTTGAACCTGTCACCACAATCCCATAATTACAAATTTTATGCAAACGACTATCTTTTAAACGATGTACACGAAAAAGATGCTAAAGACATTAGTTCTGGTGCCAGTGGTTATAGTGGTTTTGTCTCTAGTAAAGCAAATACAATCTATAATAAGCAAACCAAAGTATGGCATAATATATATAATGATCCGCAAGCAAAACAACGATTAGATACGAGTATAGAATTACAGAAAAAAGCTATAGAAATACAGCAAGTAAAACTTAACGGCGTTAGTGATAACCCTGGAGTCAAACTAGGAAATATTGTAAACATAGAAGGTGCTAATTACAGAATTACAAGTATCACGCATAGCAACAGAGAAAATGGAGATTACGAAAATAGATTTGAAGCCATAACAGCCGATTTTGATGCCTATCCTAATACCAACATTAATGCATTTCCTAAAAGTGACACGCAAACCGCTGTAGTTATGGAAAATGCAGATCCAGAAGGATTTGGTAGAATACGTGTACAAATGCCTTGGCAAAAAATAACAGGAGAAATGACCCCCTGGATACGGATAGTAACACCACACGCAGGGGGTGACAAAGGGTTTCACTTTATTCCAGAAATTAATGAAGAAGTTTTAGTTGGATTTGAAGGAGGTAATGCAGAGCATCCCTACATGCTAGGTAGTTTATATAATGGTGGTGGCAAAGCCACTGCTTTTCAGAGTGATACTAATGATATTAAAGCTATAAAAACCCGAAGCGGGCACACCTTTGAGCTTAATGATGCCAATGGTTCAGAGAGTATTACTATTACAGACATGAATGGTAATATTATAACTATAGATACGGCCAATAATAACATTACTGTTTCAGCATTAGAAAACATGACGCTGAATGCCAAAAATATGCAGATAAATGTTGAAGAAAATCTAGATGTTTCAGTAGGTAAAAATAAAACGGAATCGATTAATGAAAACTCCTTTATTATGGCTAATAATGAAGAAAAACAGGTTGGTGAAGAAATTAAAGTGATTAGTTCCACCTATAAGCAAGAAGCACAAGAAATTACTACAGATGCCAGCGGAGAGATAAAAACCAATGCAGGTGGAAAAATCAGTATTTCAAGTGCCGAAACTGTAGAATATGGAGAATAA
- a CDS encoding DUF2931 family protein has protein sequence MKLLNKMFLKIQIIIVCLAFLSCKNKTTDTTSVILNKKEQKFDWLPTECAPKAYPIEIVNGTFSLDNKFIASIPSGGRTVKNGWGKLGSTYIVGEDFKAVPDHLDITWMSYAENKFYKGSFKLPYDKMLALFNETFIDNNNEPEKYSRIVCGMAPGGIVSIWLLGGGKITEIDHFKATETDLTMKEFNPSGIQDREKYVKDALNSLTDEAKIHLQKEGITYGLWTEYRKRYNWKPIFKQVIEQNFLEVFIDYVNGEHIFTTGVNPELKEYNPLALPKYAKLYWEDANKNVYRSKLYFNEDEVKKAFKTINNTSENKKLDLVFEVDKYNGKMEISLKSDTEIIKLEKTTIKIFETTK, from the coding sequence TTGAAACTACTAAATAAAATGTTTTTAAAAATTCAAATAATAATAGTTTGTTTAGCTTTTCTTAGTTGTAAAAACAAAACAACAGACACAACAAGTGTGATTTTAAATAAAAAAGAACAAAAATTTGATTGGTTACCTACAGAATGTGCTCCAAAAGCTTATCCCATAGAAATAGTAAATGGAACATTCTCTCTTGATAATAAATTTATAGCTAGTATTCCAAGTGGTGGACGTACTGTAAAAAATGGTTGGGGAAAATTAGGCTCCACCTACATTGTTGGAGAAGATTTTAAAGCAGTACCAGACCATCTAGATATCACTTGGATGTCTTATGCGGAAAATAAATTTTATAAAGGAAGCTTTAAATTGCCATACGATAAAATGCTTGCTTTATTTAATGAAACCTTTATAGACAACAACAATGAGCCAGAAAAATACTCAAGAATAGTTTGCGGTATGGCGCCTGGAGGCATCGTTTCTATTTGGCTTTTAGGTGGTGGTAAAATAACTGAAATTGACCATTTTAAAGCTACTGAAACAGATTTAACTATGAAGGAGTTTAATCCTTCAGGAATACAGGACAGAGAAAAATACGTTAAGGATGCGTTAAATAGTTTAACTGATGAAGCCAAAATTCATCTTCAAAAAGAAGGCATTACTTATGGCTTATGGACAGAATATAGAAAACGCTATAATTGGAAACCAATTTTTAAACAAGTTATAGAACAAAATTTTCTTGAAGTATTTATAGACTATGTTAATGGTGAACATATTTTTACCACTGGCGTTAATCCTGAACTTAAAGAATATAATCCGCTAGCTCTACCAAAATACGCAAAATTATATTGGGAAGATGCAAACAAAAATGTATATCGAAGTAAATTGTATTTTAATGAAGATGAAGTAAAAAAAGCATTTAAAACTATCAATAACACTTCAGAAAACAAAAAATTAGACCTTGTGTTTGAAGTTGATAAGTACAATGGAAAAATGGAAATTTCATTAAAAAGTGATACAGAGATTATTAAATTAGAAAAAACAACAATTAAAATTTTTGAAACTACTAAATAA
- the tssD gene encoding type VI secretion system tube protein TssD, which translates to MSFLAKLNIDDDQMNVLECSFGFHQGADNTGRPSQKPRGGQITILIESTNKTDFLEWMISSNMTKNGSIVFYKRDNLSSLKTVDFSEAYCLDYVEDFDAIGSQPLKTRVVISAKEVSIKGTTYTNNWPAKM; encoded by the coding sequence ATGTCATTTTTAGCAAAACTAAATATTGATGATGACCAAATGAATGTTTTAGAATGCTCCTTTGGGTTTCACCAAGGCGCTGATAATACAGGTCGACCATCACAAAAGCCTCGAGGAGGACAAATAACTATTCTTATAGAATCCACAAATAAAACAGACTTTTTAGAGTGGATGATTTCTAGTAATATGACCAAAAATGGTAGTATTGTCTTTTATAAACGAGATAATCTATCTAGTCTTAAAACCGTAGATTTTAGCGAAGCCTACTGTTTGGACTATGTCGAAGATTTTGATGCTATTGGATCACAACCCTTAAAAACGCGTGTTGTAATTTCTGCTAAAGAAGTCAGTATAAAAGGGACAACCTATACAAATAACTGGCCAGCAAAAATGTAA
- a CDS encoding M15 family metallopeptidase — protein sequence MKKLFLLFILIYSCKDTKQDVENRNVTSDVSVLNNLTKTPEYTYDSNFILGKFDYKKDTTFIKVDKIHASKTLYINKEAYRSFIKMFNHAKEDNINLKIISGTRNFYEQKSIWERKWLKYKSLKPIDRALKILEYSSMPSTSRHHWGTDIDLNNLNNSYFETGQGKKEYLWLVKNASTYGFQQVYTSKKQGRTGYNMEKWHWSYMPLSEKYLTFYNNTIQAKDISGFKGADLAEALDVIQIYVNGIKKTLNAK from the coding sequence ATGAAAAAACTTTTTTTACTTTTTATACTCATTTACTCTTGTAAAGACACTAAGCAAGATGTTGAAAACAGAAATGTCACTAGTGATGTTTCTGTTTTAAATAATTTAACAAAAACACCAGAATACACTTACGATAGCAATTTTATATTGGGTAAATTTGACTACAAAAAAGACACTACCTTTATAAAGGTGGACAAAATTCACGCTTCAAAAACACTTTATATAAACAAAGAGGCGTATCGTTCATTTATTAAAATGTTTAATCACGCAAAAGAGGATAACATTAATTTGAAAATAATTTCTGGAACAAGAAATTTTTATGAACAAAAATCAATTTGGGAGAGAAAATGGTTGAAATATAAAAGTTTAAAACCAATAGATCGAGCACTTAAAATTTTAGAATACAGCTCAATGCCTTCAACATCTAGACATCATTGGGGTACGGATATTGATTTGAATAATCTAAACAATTCTTATTTTGAAACAGGACAAGGGAAAAAAGAATATCTGTGGTTAGTGAAAAATGCTAGTACTTATGGTTTTCAGCAAGTATATACTTCTAAAAAACAGGGGAGAACAGGTTATAATATGGAGAAATGGCATTGGTCTTATATGCCATTAAGCGAAAAATATTTGACTTTTTATAATAACACTATTCAAGCTAAAGACATCTCTGGTTTTAAAGGAGCTGATTTAGCTGAGGCATTGGATGTCATTCAGATTTATGTAAACGGTATAAAAAAAACGCTGAATGCTAAATGA
- a CDS encoding toxin-antitoxin system YwqK family antitoxin, with product MKNTILIITLICLSISLYSQEKSNDSVNTKSDTIVKHKDGKWQWYYDNGKLGELGFYSNGEKDGEWKWYFKNGAIKTTGSYKNGNPEGDRKWYYSNDKLYCKGQYSNGKRDGKWEWNSETGDQIQRIIINFNKGVVTEYVVLDNSGNTIFKHNGNSTTIVKFQESYSFLSVFYFFIEEPNGYNLYFNGDVLYFTKQKDNEAHGQSKTYSNDGKLYSIRNYKNGKRHGEFQRYDEQGKLSSSCNYKNGKETGVCKLYYENGQLKEKGRKKNGKYVGEWKTYSQNGLLKGLRKYHKDNVTSFDSKGRIEHKFIYTKNKKEKKDITYFKNGNLKKVISLKNDKFHGENKEYYENGNIKEITPYINGKIHGEWVKYNENGILTIRTIIKNGDYSESHITGFYPNGQISRIGFKNKGPYKWYFKNGQLKEINNYKDGQEHGENKKYYENGQIKFEGKHYEGERDGKFIWYKKNGDIILASEYNHESAYSFGEWKYFGNGQLESVELYERDSLVEWKYYYKTGEIEKLRQYHKKGVLTGEWKDYYKNGQVRLIAYYKDEIPQNDFKLYHENGQLYKTQTYKYPSKLMEIISCFDNQGNILDRGTLKNGTGIVKEYNSKGRLINSVEYKNGYPIKDNSVDAIWLDSDKLNSLAWEVYKEENNVTKLNFAIKWIKQSIDLEETYNNTDTYAALLYKTGNYKQAIIIAKKAIRIAEENGREKIKTTEKLIEKINLKLKN from the coding sequence ATGAAAAATACAATATTAATAATTACCCTCATTTGTTTATCTATTTCCTTGTATTCTCAAGAAAAGTCCAACGACTCAGTTAATACAAAATCAGATACTATTGTAAAGCATAAAGACGGTAAATGGCAATGGTATTATGATAATGGAAAATTAGGAGAATTAGGGTTTTACAGTAATGGAGAAAAAGACGGAGAATGGAAATGGTATTTTAAAAACGGAGCAATAAAAACGACAGGGAGTTATAAAAATGGCAATCCAGAAGGTGATAGAAAATGGTACTACAGCAACGATAAATTATATTGTAAAGGACAATATAGCAATGGAAAAAGAGATGGCAAATGGGAATGGAACAGCGAAACAGGAGACCAAATACAAAGAATTATAATTAACTTTAATAAAGGTGTTGTTACAGAGTATGTTGTTTTAGATAATAGTGGTAATACAATTTTCAAGCATAACGGCAATAGCACTACGATAGTAAAATTCCAAGAAAGTTATAGTTTTTTGAGCGTTTTTTATTTTTTTATAGAAGAACCTAATGGTTATAACTTATACTTTAATGGAGATGTACTTTATTTTACTAAACAAAAAGACAATGAAGCTCATGGACAAAGCAAAACATATTCTAATGATGGTAAATTGTACTCAATTAGAAACTATAAAAATGGAAAACGACATGGAGAGTTTCAGAGATATGATGAACAAGGTAAATTATCCTCCTCATGTAATTACAAAAATGGTAAAGAAACTGGTGTATGTAAATTATACTATGAAAATGGACAGTTAAAAGAAAAAGGTAGAAAAAAAAATGGTAAATATGTTGGTGAGTGGAAAACATATTCCCAAAATGGGTTATTGAAAGGTTTACGAAAATATCATAAAGATAATGTTACAAGCTTTGATAGCAAAGGCCGAATCGAGCATAAGTTTATATATACCAAGAACAAGAAAGAAAAAAAAGATATAACATATTTTAAAAATGGAAACTTAAAAAAAGTTATATCATTAAAAAATGATAAATTCCATGGAGAAAATAAAGAATATTATGAAAATGGTAATATAAAAGAAATTACACCATATATAAATGGTAAAATTCATGGAGAATGGGTAAAATACAATGAAAATGGGATTTTAACGATAAGAACAATAATAAAAAATGGAGATTATTCAGAAAGCCATATAACAGGTTTTTATCCAAATGGTCAAATAAGTAGAATTGGCTTTAAAAATAAAGGTCCGTACAAATGGTACTTTAAAAATGGACAATTAAAAGAAATAAATAATTATAAAGATGGACAAGAGCATGGCGAAAATAAAAAATATTACGAAAACGGGCAGATAAAATTTGAAGGAAAACATTACGAAGGAGAAAGAGATGGTAAATTTATATGGTATAAAAAAAACGGGGATATAATACTAGCCTCTGAATATAATCACGAGTCAGCATATAGTTTTGGAGAATGGAAATACTTTGGTAATGGACAATTAGAATCGGTAGAACTCTACGAAAGAGACTCCTTAGTAGAATGGAAGTACTATTATAAAACTGGAGAAATAGAAAAACTAAGACAATACCATAAAAAAGGTGTTTTAACTGGAGAATGGAAAGATTATTATAAAAATGGGCAAGTAAGACTTATTGCTTATTATAAAGACGAAATTCCGCAAAACGATTTTAAGTTATATCACGAAAATGGACAACTTTATAAAACTCAAACCTATAAATATCCTAGTAAACTAATGGAAATCATTTCCTGTTTTGATAACCAAGGTAACATATTAGACAGGGGTACACTAAAAAATGGAACAGGTATAGTTAAAGAATACAATAGTAAAGGGCGTCTTATAAATAGTGTAGAATATAAAAATGGATACCCAATAAAAGACAATAGTGTTGATGCAATATGGCTTGATAGCGATAAACTCAATTCATTAGCATGGGAAGTTTATAAAGAAGAAAATAATGTTACAAAACTAAATTTTGCTATTAAATGGATAAAACAATCTATAGATTTAGAAGAAACTTATAACAACACAGATACCTATGCGGCATTATTATATAAAACTGGCAACTATAAGCAAGCAATAATAATTGCTAAAAAAGCAATAAGAATTGCAGAAGAAAACGGCAGAGAAAAAATCAAAACAACAGAAAAACTAATTGAAAAAATAAATTTAAAACTAAAAAATTAA
- a CDS encoding DUF4280 domain-containing protein yields the protein MSSKIYVLDGALLECNEGFAPAKLLVTQNQKVKIQGKFKATDMDVQVPQTFGQCKLKPTNSGYLPCIPALQKWTKTTSKSTLGSSKKWLFDDSECMCGTGGKITITDPTQLNLAGSIKEEFKDIAMTIPGAMMGNDKAPKVIESYWMDEAGDEKIDKINYGEKATMFVRTENIDLGESITVKVNETKGNKIDSKKAQFIYTGTIQENGIAKLELLDTKEDWSKIKE from the coding sequence ATGAGTAGCAAAATATATGTATTAGACGGTGCTTTGTTAGAGTGTAATGAAGGTTTTGCACCTGCCAAATTATTGGTGACTCAAAACCAAAAAGTAAAAATTCAAGGTAAATTTAAAGCTACGGACATGGATGTTCAAGTACCACAAACTTTTGGGCAATGTAAACTAAAACCCACAAATAGCGGGTATTTACCATGTATTCCTGCTTTACAAAAATGGACAAAAACCACTAGCAAATCAACATTAGGAAGTTCAAAAAAATGGTTATTTGACGATTCTGAATGTATGTGTGGTACAGGTGGAAAAATAACTATTACAGATCCTACACAACTAAATTTAGCGGGAAGTATAAAAGAAGAGTTTAAAGACATAGCCATGACTATTCCTGGCGCCATGATGGGTAACGATAAAGCACCTAAAGTAATAGAAAGTTATTGGATGGATGAAGCTGGAGATGAAAAAATAGACAAAATTAACTATGGAGAGAAAGCAACTATGTTTGTTAGAACAGAAAATATAGATTTAGGAGAATCCATTACTGTAAAAGTAAATGAAACCAAAGGTAACAAGATAGATAGTAAAAAAGCACAATTTATATATACAGGAACTATACAAGAAAATGGTATAGCCAAATTAGAGTTATTAGATACAAAAGAAGACTGGAGTAAAATCAAAGAATAA